From Prionailurus viverrinus isolate Anna chromosome B2, UM_Priviv_1.0, whole genome shotgun sequence, the proteins below share one genomic window:
- the CB2H6orf120 gene encoding UPF0669 protein C6orf120 homolog has product MAAAWRRALLLLLASQLAWSGSPPDEEEVPEEWLLLHVVQGHIGAGNYSYLRLNHEGKIVLQMRSVRGDADLYVSDSTLHPSFDDYDLQSVTCGPDAVSIPAHFRRPVGIGVYGHPSHHESEFEMKVYYDRAVERSPFGEAAYADGTGPSQRPASAPEDAPPEEESVLWTVLISVLKLVLEILF; this is encoded by the coding sequence ATGGCAGCCGCCTGGCGGCGCGCTCTGCTGCTCCTGCTGGCCTCGCAGCTCGCGTGGTCGGGGAGCCCCCCGGACGAGGAGGAGGTTCCCGAGGAGTGGCTCCTCCTGCACGTGGTGCAGGGGCACATAGGCGCGGGGAACTACAGCTACCTGAGGTTGAACCACGAGGGGAAGATCGTCCTCCAGATGCGGAGCGTGAGGGGGGACGCGGACCTGTACGTGTCCGACAGCACGCTGCACCCGAGCTTCGACGACTACGACCTGCAGTCGGTGACGTGCGGCCCGGACGCGGTGTCCATCCCCGCGCACTTCCGGCGGCCCGTGGGCATCGGGGTGTACGGGCACCCGTCCCACCACGAGAGCGAGTTCGAGATGAAAGTGTATTACGACCGGGCGGTGGAGCGGTCCCCGTTCGGGGAGGCGGCCTACGCCGACGGGACGGGCCCAAGCCAGCGGCCGGCGTCCGCGCCCGAGGACGCGCCCCCGGAGGAGGAGTCCGTGCTCTGGACCGTTTTAATTAGTGTTTTGAAACTGgtacttgagattctcttctgA